A window of Gottschalkia purinilytica genomic DNA:
ATATGTATACTATAGTTGAAAAGATGAAAGAATCATCAAACACAATAACACTATAGAGAAAGAAGGATTGTAGTGAGAGAAGAAAAATTCTATGTAATATCATTTGATTCTACACATCATGCAATAAAAGGAGAAAAGATATTAAAAGATTCAGGATACAATATCAGAGTTATACCAACTCCAAGAGAAGTAACAGCTAGTTGTG
This region includes:
- a CDS encoding DUF3343 domain-containing protein, producing the protein MREEKFYVISFDSTHHAIKGEKILKDSGYNIRVIPTPREVTASCGLSIKFDKKDLEKVQTIIGKNELSIKGIFEIGKYEKGRLANKID